The nucleotide window GTCTGCCGCACGCGGCCGTGGCGCCGTGGCAGATGCTGTTCCTGCCGGTTCCGCGTCACATCGCGGCGCCGACAGCCAATGCCGCGCGGACGTCGCGTGGTCGCCGTGGCGGCGGCCGCTGGCGGCGCTGCTGGCGCTGACCTTCGCGGCCCCGGCCTGGCCCCAGGGTACGCCGCGCCCGCCCGCGGCGCCAGCGACGCCGATGGCTGCGCCGCGCGCGCCGGCGCCCGCCACCCCGGTCACATCGTCCGAGGCCGCCGACCAGGTCTACGACAACCTGAACCGCAGCGTGAAGGCGGGCCAGAAATCGGAGTTCGGCCTGCGCAGCAACAACGCGGTGGTGGAAGCGGGCGGGGTGCAGCTGCCGGATCTCGGCGACCCGTCCACCGCATCGCTGTCGCCCGACATGGAAAAGCGGCTGGGCGACCGCATCATGCGCGATATCCGGCGCGACCCGCTGTACGTGCCCGATCCGCTGCTGTCCGATTACCTGAACGCGCTCGGCTACCGGCTGGTGCAGGCGGCGCGGCGCCAGAACATCTCGGGCTCGACCGGCGCGGGCACCTTCGCCACCGGCTTCGACCTGTTCGCGGTGCGCGACCGCAGCATCAACGCCTTTGCGCTGCCGGGCGGCTATATCGGCGTGCATACCGGGCTGCTGGTGCAGTCCGATACCGAATCCGAGCTGGCCTCGGTGCTGGGCCATGAAATCGGCCACGTGATGCAGCGGCATATCGCGCGCGGCATCACCCAGCAGGACCAGTCGATGTGGATTGCGCTGGCGTCGATGGTGCTGGCCGGGCTGGCGGCGACGCGCAGCCCGGATGCGGCGGCGGCGCTGGCGATGGGCGGGCAGGGCGCCGCCATCGCCAACCAGCTGTCGTTCTCGCGCGGCGCGGAGCGCGAGGCCGACCGGGTCGGGTTCCAGATCCTGACCGCGGCGGGCTTCGATCCGCAGGGCATGCCGGATTTCTTCATGCGGCTGCAGCGCGCTTCGGGCACCGCCGAGAATTCGGTGCCGTCCTATGTCCGCACCCACCCGCTGACTTCCGAGCGCATCGCCGACATGCAGGACCGTGTCAGCCATGCCAGCCAGCGCAAGGTGCCGAACACGCCCGAGTACGAGTTCGCACGGATGCGCGCGCGCGTGATCCAGGAAGCGTCGCCGAGCGACCTGCAGAACCTGCGCGCCGCGCTGCGCACGCAACTGAGCGGGGCGTCGACGCTGCGCGCGCCGGCGGTGCACTATGCGCTGGCCTTCGTCGAGCAGC belongs to Cupriavidus taiwanensis and includes:
- a CDS encoding M48 family metalloprotease, which codes for MPKHPSLRRSAARGRGAVADAVPAGSASHRGADSQCRADVAWSPWRRPLAALLALTFAAPAWPQGTPRPPAAPATPMAAPRAPAPATPVTSSEAADQVYDNLNRSVKAGQKSEFGLRSNNAVVEAGGVQLPDLGDPSTASLSPDMEKRLGDRIMRDIRRDPLYVPDPLLSDYLNALGYRLVQAARRQNISGSTGAGTFATGFDLFAVRDRSINAFALPGGYIGVHTGLLVQSDTESELASVLGHEIGHVMQRHIARGITQQDQSMWIALASMVLAGLAATRSPDAAAALAMGGQGAAIANQLSFSRGAEREADRVGFQILTAAGFDPQGMPDFFMRLQRASGTAENSVPSYVRTHPLTSERIADMQDRVSHASQRKVPNTPEYEFARMRARVIQEASPSDLQNLRAALRTQLSGASTLRAPAVHYALAFVEQRLRRYPAAEQELAEARRLYGNIPGASSGSPMLDVMAVELARAQGRVPEALAQAGASMKAFPLSHAVAVAYAETLIGSGRHDEAVRFLRERTRQETGRSEWWEMLARAYAGQGKRLQQHQALAEKYAMDGAYQAAIEQLQIARKAGDGDFYTLSEVDARLHQLERQYREDKQDNKGMPN